One Streptomyces sp. V4I8 genomic window carries:
- a CDS encoding helix-turn-helix domain-containing protein, which produces MSAESPRISRLEPYLNRTEPAPTLLKMLVGVQLAGIREDAGLAQEQAARAVGFSPAKLSRIEAGKGRRPPTEADVRLLLKEYRAGDYEASVLLQLLKRAGEPGWWQRYDKRLMPEWFDRLVGLQEAATAIRTFEIQYVPGLLQTEAYARAVVERGLPTAPGREVERRVELRMRRRRLVHRADPPQLWAIVDESVLLRMLGSREVMREQLEYLEEMARLPHVTLQIVPLDVTNASAPAIPVTYLRFGGVDLADIVYLEHIKSAAFLEDQDETEEYRIALDRLGDEALNPRESLERLRETKARYSPAP; this is translated from the coding sequence ATGTCCGCCGAGTCACCTCGCATCTCCCGCCTTGAGCCGTACCTCAACCGGACCGAACCCGCGCCGACCCTGCTGAAGATGCTGGTCGGCGTCCAGCTGGCGGGGATCCGCGAGGACGCGGGTCTCGCCCAGGAACAGGCGGCGCGTGCCGTGGGGTTCAGCCCGGCGAAGCTGTCGCGCATCGAGGCGGGCAAGGGGCGTCGGCCGCCCACGGAGGCCGATGTCCGCCTGCTGCTGAAGGAGTACCGGGCCGGGGACTACGAGGCCTCGGTGCTGCTGCAGTTGCTGAAGCGTGCCGGTGAGCCGGGATGGTGGCAGCGCTATGACAAGCGGCTGATGCCCGAGTGGTTCGACCGGCTGGTCGGGCTGCAGGAGGCCGCGACGGCCATCCGTACCTTCGAGATCCAGTACGTGCCCGGCCTGTTGCAGACCGAGGCATACGCACGGGCCGTGGTGGAGCGCGGGCTGCCGACGGCACCCGGCCGTGAGGTGGAGCGGCGTGTGGAGCTGCGGATGCGGCGGCGCCGGCTCGTGCACCGCGCGGACCCGCCTCAGTTGTGGGCGATCGTGGACGAGTCGGTGCTGCTGCGGATGCTGGGCAGCCGCGAGGTGATGCGCGAGCAGCTCGAGTACCTGGAGGAGATGGCGCGGCTCCCCCATGTGACCCTGCAGATCGTGCCCCTGGACGTGACCAACGCGTCCGCGCCGGCCATTCCCGTCACCTATCTGCGCTTCGGGGGCGTCGATCTGGCCGACATCGTCTATCTGGAGCACATCAAGAGCGCCGCCTTCCTGGAGGACCAGGACGAGACGGAGGAGTACCGGATCGCCCTGGACCGCCTCGGCGACGAGGCCCTCAACCCGCGCGAGTCGCTGGAGCGGCTGCGCGAGACGAAGGCCCGTTACTCCCCCGCCCCGTAG
- a CDS encoding DUF397 domain-containing protein: MPTAPNGVRASSLGVRWIKSRHSNAEGNCVEVASLGDGSIAMRNSRDPEGPALVYTPAEITAFLAGAKEGEFDHLV, encoded by the coding sequence GTGCCAACAGCACCGAACGGCGTACGGGCAAGCTCGTTGGGCGTCCGCTGGATCAAGAGCCGGCACAGCAATGCCGAGGGCAACTGCGTCGAGGTGGCGAGCCTGGGCGACGGCAGCATCGCGATGCGCAACTCCCGCGACCCCGAAGGGCCGGCCCTGGTGTACACCCCGGCCGAGATCACCGCGTTCCTGGCGGGCGCCAAGGAGGGAGAGTTCGACCACCTCGTTTGA
- a CDS encoding SAM-dependent methyltransferase, whose protein sequence is MEPGKQLSTSIDATIPTAARMYDYYLGGKDNYASDRAACEELDKVVPSTRALALNNRRFLQRVVRTLAEDYGIRQFLDHGSGLPTQNNVHQVAQAVDPSSRVVYVDNDPMVLVHGRALLEQNENTAVIHADMRETDAIFAHADTKRLIDFSQPVAVLFNSVFHCIPDSDTDGPLAVARRVRERLVPGSCMVMCQLVSEDAEVRKFVTDFMDQATQGHWGRVREEKDVAEFFEGLEILEPGLVEVSTWRPDTEVAPRQLTQEWIEFGGVGRLP, encoded by the coding sequence ATGGAGCCTGGAAAGCAGCTGTCCACGTCGATCGATGCCACGATTCCGACGGCCGCGCGTATGTACGACTACTACCTCGGCGGCAAGGACAACTACGCCTCCGACCGAGCCGCCTGCGAGGAGCTGGACAAGGTCGTCCCCAGCACCCGCGCCCTCGCCCTGAACAACCGCCGCTTCCTGCAGCGGGTGGTCCGGACACTGGCCGAGGACTACGGCATCCGGCAGTTCCTCGACCACGGCTCAGGCCTGCCCACCCAGAACAACGTCCACCAGGTCGCGCAGGCCGTCGACCCGTCCTCGCGCGTGGTCTACGTCGACAACGACCCGATGGTCCTGGTCCATGGCCGCGCCCTGCTGGAGCAGAACGAGAACACGGCCGTCATCCACGCCGACATGCGTGAGACCGACGCCATCTTCGCCCACGCCGACACCAAGCGCCTGATCGACTTCTCGCAGCCGGTGGCCGTGCTGTTCAACTCGGTCTTCCACTGCATCCCGGACAGTGACACCGACGGCCCGCTCGCCGTGGCCCGCCGGGTGCGCGAACGGCTCGTGCCCGGCAGCTGCATGGTGATGTGCCAGCTGGTCAGCGAGGACGCCGAGGTCCGCAAGTTCGTCACCGACTTCATGGACCAGGCGACCCAGGGGCACTGGGGCCGGGTGCGCGAGGAGAAGGACGTCGCGGAGTTCTTCGAGGGCCTGGAGATCCTGGAGCCCGGCCTGGTGGAGGTCTCCACCTGGCGCCCCGACACCGAGGTGGCACCGCGCCAGCTCACCCAGGAGTGGATCGAGTTCGGAGGCGTGGGCCGACTGCCGTAA